In the genome of Drosophila subpulchrella strain 33 F10 #4 breed RU33 chromosome 2L, RU_Dsub_v1.1 Primary Assembly, whole genome shotgun sequence, one region contains:
- the LOC119546591 gene encoding lysosomal alpha-mannosidase — MNYLCGTVLFAALLALSVKPSEEACGYEACPKTKTNMINIHMVPHSHDDVGWLKTVDQYFYGHRSNIQHAGVQYIIDTVISELIKDPSRRFIQVETSFFAKWWSEQSETAKQVVKKLVNEGRLEFTGGAWSMNDEAAVNYQSVIDQFTLGLKFLDDTFGSCARPRIGWQIDPFGHSREQASIFAQMGYDGEFFARMDHRDKNNRIDNLGMEMIWDASDSLSNDEIFTGLLYRHYSAPPGYCFDVHCGDDPIIDTKSYDNNVKSRVDDFLSYVAEVAKHFRSNHIMIPMGDDFQYEDAQVNFKNMDKLIKYVNERQAEGSTFNLFYSTPACYLNSVHEGLQTWPNKTEDFFPYGSDDNSYWTGYFTSRPTQKRFERDGNHILQVAKQLSVFAGLTSQQQKEDLEYLREIMGVMQHHDAITGTEKQHVSDDYDRILYDAILGGVNTARDGLRKLTNLPNGEFESCLQLNISECAFTKDGGDNVVVTVYNPLAHTSTQYVRVPVKNENYQVTDEKGRVVASEVVPVPWQVLALEFRSNDTQHELVFKASVGKIANYYIKKVVDQESRTVAVHTKSKRSVKVEESNLELPKRFKKVHSMKNATETFDDEEGETVVQTSDVKLVIDNKTGLLKTVEMNGVSENIDQSYGVYRTYDSGAYVFRQYHQADFIVQYEGVEFTVYDGALVKEVHQQFSEYVSQVIRIYEGEPIVEIEWLVGPIEREEEFGREVVIIFNSTIASDGVSYTDSNGREMIKRVKDQREDFIPGLDRQPTAANYYPVTSRIALQDSKKRIAILNDRAQGGASMINGQLELMLHRRLVRDDGYGVGEALDEEKFGQPMIARGKVYLILNAADESTAVEREAEKKIHLPFWKFFSKNTGSTTAAAKSVPSFDDFPKSVHLLTLEPFNDDEVLLRVENFLDHTEGKVVSFNIRPIFDHLNGLEIRETTLDGNLPLKDMKRFKFHHDSSGHKPEEVEYYTTAHRPLAAEKSQEAAEFSVTLQPMQIRTFIIKTE; from the exons ATGAATTATTTGTGCGGCACTGTGCTCTTTGCCGCTCTTTTGGCCCTAAGTGTGAAGCCATCTGAGGAGGCTTGTGGATACGAG GCATGCCCCAAAACGAAGACGAACATGATCAATATTCACATGGTTCCCCACTCACATGACGATGTTGGCTGGCTGAAGACCGTTGATCAGTACTTCTATGGCCACAGGAGCAACATTCAGCACGCTGGAGTCCAGTACATCATCGACACCGTGATCTCTGAGCTCATCAAGGATCCTTCCCGTCGCTTCATTCAGGTGGAGACCTCTTTCTTTGCCAAATGGTGGTCGGAGCAATCCGAGACTGCGAAGCAGGTTGTGAAGAAACTGGTCAACGAGGGTCGCCTGGAGTTCACAGGAGGAGCTTGGAGTATGAACGATGAGGCTGCCGTCAACTACCAAAGTGTGATCGATCAGTTCACCCTGGGATTGAA GTTCTTAGACGACACCTTCGGGTCCTGCGCCCGTCCCCGCATTGGCTGGCAGATCGATCCTTTCGGTCATTCCCGTGAGCAGGCTTCGATCTTTGCTCAGATGGGTTATGATGGAGAGTTCTTCGCCCGCATGGATCACCGCGACAAGAACAACCGCATCGACAACTTGGGTATGGAAATGATCTGGGATGCCAGTGATTCGCTGAGCAACGATGAAATTTTCACTGGCCTGCTGTACCGTCACTACTCGGCTCCCCCCGGCTACTGCTTCGACGTCCACTGCGGTGACGATCCGATCATTGACACTAAGAGCTACGACAACAATGTCAAGTCCAGGGTCGATGACTTCCTCAGCTACGTGGCGGAGGTGGCCAAGCACTTCCGATCCAACCACATCATGATCCCCATGGGTGATGATTTCCAGTACGAAGATGCTCAGGTTAACTTCAAGAACATGGACAAGCTGATCAA GTACGTTAACGAGCGTCAGGCCGAGGGCTCCACCTTCAACCTGTTTTACTCCACCCCCGCCTGCTACCTGAACTCTGTGCATGAAGGTCTCCAAACCTGGCCCAACAAGACCGAGGACTTTTTCCCCTATGGCAGCGATGACAACAGCTACTGGACCGGCTACTTCACCTCCCGACCCACCCAGAAGCGTTTTGAGCGCGATGGCAACCACATCCTTCAGGTGGCCAAGCAACTAAGTGTCTTCGCCGGTCTGACCAGCCAGCAGCAGAAGGAAGATCTGGAGTACCTTCGCGAGATTATGGGTGTGATGCAGCACCACGATGCCATTACGGGCACTGAGAAGCAGCATGTGTCCGATGACTACGATCGAATTTTGTACGACGCCATCCTCGGTGGTGTTAACACTGCCCGCGATGGTCTGCGCAAGCTGACCAATCTGCCCAACGGAGAATTCGAGAGCTGCCTGCAGTTGAATATCAGCGAGTGCGCCTTCACCAAGGACGGTGGTGATAACGTGGTGGTGACCGTGTACAACCCCTTGGCCCACACTTCCACCCAGTATGTGCGGGTACCAGTCAAGAACGAGAACTACCAGGTTACCGACGAGAAGGGTCGCGTGGTAGCTTCTGAAGTGGTCCCAGTGCCCTGGCAGGTCCTGGCCCTGGAGTTCCGCAGCAACGACACTCAGCATGAGCTGGTCTTCAAGGCTTCCGTCGGCAAGATCGCTAACTACTATATCAAGAAGGTTGTTGATCAGGAGAGCAGGACCGTCGCTGTGCACACCAAGTCAAAGAGGTCCGTCAAGGTTGAAGAATCGAACTTGGAGTTGCCCAAGCGATTCAAGAAGGTTCATTCCATGAAGAACGCTACTGAGACCTTCGACGACGAGGAAGGAGAGACTGTGGTGCAGACTTCG GATGTCAAGCTGGTGATCGACAACAAAACTGGTCTACTAAAGACGGTCGAAATGAACGGAGTCTCCGAGAACATCGATCAGAGTTATGGTGTTTATAGGACCTACGACTCCGGTGCCTACGTCTTCCGTCAATACCACCAGGCTGACTTTATTGTACAATATGAAGGTGTTGAGTTCACCGTTTACGATGGAGCTTTGGTCAAGGAAGTCCACCAGCAGTTCAGCGAATACGTCTCCCAGGTCATTCGAATCTACGAGGGCGAGCCCATTGTGGAGATCGAGTGGCTGGTTGGACCCATTGAGAGGGAAGAGGAATTCGGCCGGGAAGTGGTTATCATCTTCAACAGTACCATTGCCTCGGATGGCGTTTCCTATACCGACTCCAATGGCCGCGAGATGATCAAGCGTGTGAAGGACCAGCGGGAGGACTTCATCCCCGGTCTGGATAGGCAGCCAACTGCAGCGAACTACTACCCCGTCACATCCCGAATTGCCCTGCAGGACAGTAAGAAGCGTATTGCCATTCTCAACGATCGTGCCCAGGGAGGAGCCAGCATGATCAACGGACAGTTGGAACTTATGTTGCACCGTCGTCTGGTACGCGACGACGGCTACGGAGTTGGTGAGGCCTTGGACGAGGAGAAGTTCGGCCAGCCCATGATTGCCCGTGGTAAGGTCTACCTAATCCTTAACGCTGCCGATGAGTCCACTGCCGTGGAGCGGGAGGCGGAAAAGAAAATTCACCTGCCCTTCTGGAAGTTCTTCAGCAAGAACACCGGAAGCACCACCGCTGCTGCCAAATCGGTTCCCAGCTTCGATGACTTCCCCAAGTCGGTGCACTTGCTCACCCTGGAGCCTTTCAACGACGACGAGGTTCTGCTTCGTGTGGAGAACTTCTTGGATCACACCGAGGGCAAAGTGGTTAGCTTCAACATTCGGCCGATCTTTGACCATTTGAACGGATTAGAAATTCGCGAAACCACCTTGGACGGAAACTTGCCTTTGAAGGATATGAAGCGCTTCAAGTTCCACCACGATAGCTCAGGACACAAGCCCGAAGAAGTCGAGTACTATACTACTGCCCACAGGCCTTTGGCCGCTGAGAAATCTCAGGAAGCCGCCGAGTTCAGCGTAACACTGCAACCAATGCAGATCCGTACATTCATTATCAAGACGGAGTAA